Proteins found in one Streptomyces sp. CB09001 genomic segment:
- a CDS encoding M4 family metallopeptidase yields MSSSTPHRRTSHTTSRRTAHRRAAAVALAGVAALIATAVQSGTATAAPDPSPAKGNELVRLSPAQRAELIRDANATKAKTADELGLGAKEKLVVRDVAKDRDGTLHTRYERTYDGLPVLGGDLVVASDAGKTEQVVKATAKALEPATVTPRISAAKAESQAVSAAKAAGAERPDADRAPRKVIWAANGTPVLAYETVVGGLQEDGTPNELHVVTDAATGAKLYEYQGIENGTGHTTYSGTVTLGTAQSGSSYTLTDTARGNHKTYNLNGRTSGTGSLFTNSDDVWGNGSSSDPETAGADAHYGAALTWDYYKNVHGRSGIRGDGVGAYSRVHYGNNYVNAFWSDGCFCMTYGDGSGNANPLTAIDVAGHEMTHGVTSNTAGLNYSGESGGLNEATSDIFGTSVEFYANNSEDVGDYLIGEEIDINGDGTPLRYMDKPSKDGASYDDWFSGIGNSDVHYSSGPANHFFYLLSEGSGTKTINGVTYNSPTSDGLPVTGIGRAKAEKIWFRALTTKFTSTTNYAGARTGTLAAAGELYGTDSAEYTAVANAWAGINVGSRPGGGDPGDGTTFESGTNVNIPDYGSAVTSSLTVSGRTGKAPSNLQVGVDIVHSWRGDLQIDLVAPDGSTYRLKNSGYDPAEDVHETYTVNASSETANGTWKLRVQDQGPADTGYIDAWRLTFP; encoded by the coding sequence TTGAGCAGCAGTACTCCCCACAGACGCACCTCCCACACCACCTCCCGCCGTACCGCGCACCGGCGTGCCGCGGCCGTCGCGCTGGCCGGTGTCGCCGCGCTGATCGCCACGGCGGTCCAGTCCGGCACCGCCACCGCGGCCCCCGACCCGTCGCCCGCGAAGGGCAACGAGCTGGTCAGGCTCAGCCCGGCCCAGCGCGCCGAGCTGATCCGCGACGCCAACGCCACCAAGGCGAAGACCGCCGACGAGCTGGGCCTGGGCGCCAAGGAGAAGCTGGTCGTCCGGGACGTCGCCAAGGACCGCGACGGCACCCTGCACACCCGCTACGAGCGCACCTACGACGGCCTGCCCGTCCTCGGCGGCGACCTCGTGGTGGCCTCCGACGCGGGGAAGACCGAGCAGGTCGTGAAGGCCACGGCGAAGGCGCTCGAGCCGGCCACCGTGACGCCGAGGATCTCCGCCGCCAAGGCGGAGTCCCAGGCGGTGTCCGCCGCGAAGGCCGCGGGCGCCGAGCGGCCGGACGCCGACCGCGCCCCGCGCAAGGTGATCTGGGCGGCGAACGGCACGCCGGTTCTCGCGTACGAGACCGTCGTGGGCGGCCTCCAGGAGGACGGCACCCCGAACGAGCTGCACGTCGTCACCGACGCCGCCACCGGCGCCAAGCTGTACGAGTACCAGGGCATCGAGAACGGCACCGGCCACACCACGTACAGCGGCACCGTCACGCTGGGCACCGCGCAGTCCGGTTCGTCGTACACGCTGACCGACACCGCGCGCGGCAACCACAAGACGTACAACCTGAACGGCCGGACCTCGGGCACCGGTTCGCTGTTCACCAACTCCGACGACGTGTGGGGCAACGGCAGCTCCTCCGACCCGGAGACCGCCGGCGCCGACGCGCACTACGGGGCCGCGCTGACCTGGGACTACTACAAGAACGTGCACGGCCGCTCGGGCATCCGCGGCGACGGTGTGGGCGCGTACAGCCGGGTCCACTACGGCAACAACTACGTCAACGCCTTCTGGTCCGACGGCTGCTTCTGCATGACCTACGGCGACGGCTCGGGCAACGCGAACCCGCTGACCGCCATCGACGTGGCCGGGCACGAGATGACCCACGGCGTCACGTCCAACACCGCGGGACTCAACTACAGCGGCGAGTCCGGCGGCCTGAACGAGGCCACGTCCGACATCTTCGGCACGTCGGTCGAGTTCTACGCCAACAACTCCGAGGACGTCGGTGACTACCTCATCGGCGAGGAGATCGACATCAACGGCGACGGCACCCCGCTGCGCTACATGGACAAGCCCAGCAAGGACGGCGCGTCCTACGACGACTGGTTCTCGGGCATCGGCAACTCCGACGTGCACTACTCGTCGGGCCCGGCCAACCACTTCTTCTACCTGCTGAGCGAGGGCAGCGGCACCAAGACCATCAACGGTGTCACGTACAACTCGCCCACCTCGGACGGCCTCCCGGTGACCGGCATAGGCCGCGCCAAGGCGGAGAAGATCTGGTTCCGCGCGCTGACCACCAAGTTCACGTCGACCACCAACTACGCGGGCGCCCGCACCGGCACCCTCGCGGCGGCCGGTGAGCTGTACGGCACCGACAGCGCCGAGTACACCGCGGTGGCGAACGCGTGGGCGGGCATCAACGTCGGCTCGCGGCCCGGTGGCGGCGACCCCGGGGACGGCACCACGTTCGAGAGCGGCACGAACGTGAACATCCCCGACTACGGGTCCGCGGTGACCTCGTCCCTCACGGTCTCCGGACGCACCGGCAAGGCGCCGAGCAACCTCCAGGTGGGCGTGGACATCGTGCACAGCTGGCGCGGTGACCTCCAGATCGACCTGGTCGCGCCCGACGGGTCGACGTACCGCCTGAAGAACAGCGGCTACGACCCGGCGGAGGACGTGCACGAGACC
- a CDS encoding ABC transporter ATP-binding protein, whose amino-acid sequence MTQLPVAERTDVRRAATDLVRADRRSFAVVLGLNALAALAGLAGPWLLGRIVDEVRGGGGVGAVDRMALAILLCSLAQLLLARWARYVGHRFGERTLARVRERYVERALALPASVVERAGSGDLTTRGTADVTAVGTTLRDAGPELLVNAVQALFLTAAVFVLDPLLGLAGVLGLTPAWVALRWYLRRARAAYLAEGAANSDVAESLAATVAGARTVEAFGLAGRRVATNRGALEVSLRTRLRTLFLRSVFFPAVDISYVLPVAGVLLLGGVLHTHGSASLGAVVSCAVYLQQLAGPLDEVLMRVEQLQAGAASFARVEGLARAPRATADESAVPDGDRIDVSGVRYAYDRGGEVLRGVDLTVRPGERLAVVGPSGAGKTTLSRLLAGVDAPTAGSVTVGGVPVVALGPERLRRQVVLVTQEHHVFLGTVRDNLLIAEPAASDEELWAALAAVGAEGWVRELPAGLGAELGAKGHSTDGSQAQQLALARVVLADPHTLILDEATALLDPTTARHTEQALAAVLKGRTVIAIAHRLHTAHDADRVAVMEDGLLTELGTHDELVAAGGAYAALWGSWHGEPPAGY is encoded by the coding sequence ATGACACAGCTGCCCGTCGCCGAGCGCACCGACGTCCGCCGCGCCGCGACCGACCTCGTGCGGGCCGACCGGAGGTCCTTCGCCGTCGTCCTGGGTCTCAACGCGCTGGCCGCGCTGGCCGGTCTCGCGGGTCCGTGGCTGCTGGGCCGGATCGTCGACGAGGTGCGCGGCGGGGGCGGGGTCGGCGCCGTGGACCGGATGGCCCTCGCCATCCTGCTGTGCTCGCTGGCTCAGTTGCTGCTGGCCCGCTGGGCGCGGTACGTGGGGCACCGGTTCGGGGAGCGGACGCTCGCCCGGGTGCGGGAGCGGTACGTGGAACGGGCGCTGGCGCTGCCCGCGTCGGTCGTGGAGCGGGCGGGGTCCGGGGACCTGACGACGCGCGGCACCGCCGACGTGACCGCCGTCGGCACCACGCTGCGCGACGCCGGTCCCGAACTGCTGGTCAACGCGGTGCAGGCACTGTTCCTCACCGCCGCGGTCTTCGTGCTCGACCCGCTGCTCGGCCTGGCCGGGGTGCTGGGGCTGACGCCGGCCTGGGTGGCGCTGCGCTGGTACCTGCGCCGGGCCCGGGCGGCCTACCTCGCCGAGGGCGCGGCCAACTCGGACGTCGCGGAGAGCCTGGCGGCCACGGTGGCGGGGGCCCGCACGGTCGAGGCGTTCGGGCTGGCCGGGCGGCGCGTCGCGACGAACCGCGGGGCGCTGGAGGTCTCGCTGCGCACCCGGTTGCGGACGCTGTTCCTGCGCAGCGTGTTCTTCCCGGCGGTGGACATCTCCTACGTCCTTCCCGTGGCGGGTGTGCTGCTGCTCGGCGGGGTCCTGCACACGCACGGGTCGGCGAGCCTCGGTGCGGTGGTGTCCTGCGCCGTGTATCTCCAGCAGCTGGCGGGACCGCTCGACGAGGTGCTGATGCGGGTCGAGCAGCTGCAGGCCGGTGCCGCCTCGTTCGCCCGGGTGGAAGGGCTGGCACGCGCCCCGCGGGCCACGGCGGACGAGTCGGCGGTTCCGGACGGCGACCGTATCGACGTGTCCGGGGTGCGGTACGCCTACGACCGGGGCGGGGAGGTGCTGCGCGGGGTGGACCTGACCGTGCGGCCGGGTGAGCGGCTGGCGGTCGTCGGTCCGTCGGGGGCGGGCAAGACGACGCTGAGCCGGCTCCTCGCGGGCGTCGACGCGCCGACGGCGGGTTCGGTGACGGTGGGCGGGGTGCCCGTGGTCGCCCTGGGTCCGGAGCGGCTGCGCCGTCAGGTGGTGCTGGTCACCCAGGAGCACCATGTGTTCCTGGGGACGGTCCGCGACAATCTACTGATCGCCGAACCGGCGGCCTCGGACGAGGAGTTGTGGGCCGCGCTCGCCGCGGTGGGCGCCGAGGGCTGGGTGCGGGAGCTGCCCGCGGGCCTCGGCGCCGAGCTGGGCGCGAAGGGACACTCCACGGACGGCTCGCAGGCCCAGCAACTGGCCCTGGCCCGGGTGGTGCTGGCCGACCCGCACACCCTGATCCTGGACGAGGCCACGGCCCTGCTGGACCCGACGACGGCCCGGCACACGGAGCAGGCGCTGGCCGCCGTACTGAAGGGCCGTACGGTCATCGCCATCGCGCACCGCCTGCACACCGCGCACGACGCCGACCGGGTCGCGGTGATGGAGGACGGTCTGCTGACGGAGCTGGGCACGCACGACGAGCTGGTGGCGGCGGGCGGGGCGTACGCGGCCCTGTGGGGCTCCTGGCACGGGGAACCGCCCGCCGGTTACTGA
- a CDS encoding ABC transporter ATP-binding protein, whose amino-acid sequence MRIDAYEDPGAPGRGGGWRYLGWLVGRQWPRCLAGAVLASVWMVLLAATPYLMARAVDHGLEPGDMGALAGWTGAMVAVGGVNAWLGMMRHRTMTKVRMDANFRTVKVVVGHATRLGAALRGQVGAGEVVTIGVGDVQTISTSLTAVGPGVGAIVAYAAVGGLMLSVSTRLALVVLLGVPVLGVLLGPLMGRLQGREAEYRERQSVLTARIGDLAGGLRVLNGLGGKGLVADAFRRDSGRLREQGYRVGAVTSWIQALGVGLPMLFLALVTWLGARQAAQGHISVGELVSVYGYVVALGWPVAFLIEMGHQLSRGVVAARRVVAFLRLEPAPDEGTRDAPAEPSALYDPASGVRITPGRLTALVTSRPSDATDILDRLARYTPSDATWGEVPLTEIPLTQVRARILVADPEADLFAGTLSDVVGAADTDLRGAGSVDVRLRRVGATSHHESADAKQRPGADETAKLTAALHAAAAEDIVRALPDGLKTQVAAQSRDLSGGQRQRVRLARALLTDPEVLLAAEPTSALDAHTEATVADRLKHARQGRTTVLAATSPLLLDRADVVHHLVDGKVAATGTHRELLDSEPAYRALVARDAEAAEAAEAADEGEPAR is encoded by the coding sequence GTGAGGATCGACGCGTACGAGGACCCGGGCGCCCCGGGCCGCGGGGGCGGCTGGCGGTACCTGGGCTGGCTGGTCGGGCGGCAGTGGCCCCGGTGCCTGGCGGGGGCGGTGCTCGCCAGTGTGTGGATGGTGCTGCTGGCGGCGACGCCGTACCTGATGGCCCGGGCCGTCGACCATGGCCTGGAGCCCGGTGACATGGGCGCGCTGGCGGGCTGGACGGGGGCCATGGTCGCCGTCGGCGGGGTCAACGCGTGGCTGGGCATGATGCGGCACCGCACGATGACGAAGGTGCGGATGGACGCCAACTTCCGCACGGTGAAGGTGGTCGTCGGCCACGCCACGCGGCTCGGCGCGGCGCTGCGCGGGCAGGTGGGGGCCGGCGAGGTCGTCACCATCGGGGTGGGCGACGTGCAGACGATCAGCACGTCCCTGACGGCCGTGGGGCCGGGCGTCGGCGCGATCGTCGCCTACGCGGCGGTCGGCGGGCTGATGCTGTCGGTGTCGACGCGGCTCGCCCTGGTGGTGCTGCTGGGGGTCCCGGTGCTCGGGGTGCTCCTCGGCCCGCTCATGGGACGGCTCCAGGGCAGGGAGGCGGAGTACCGGGAGCGGCAGTCCGTCCTGACCGCGCGGATCGGCGACCTCGCGGGCGGGCTGCGGGTGCTGAACGGGCTGGGCGGCAAGGGCCTGGTCGCGGACGCGTTCCGCCGGGACTCGGGGCGGCTGCGTGAGCAGGGCTACCGGGTCGGCGCGGTGACCAGCTGGATCCAGGCCCTCGGAGTGGGACTGCCGATGCTGTTCCTGGCCCTGGTGACCTGGCTGGGCGCCCGGCAGGCCGCGCAGGGTCACATCAGTGTGGGCGAACTGGTGTCGGTGTACGGCTACGTCGTCGCGCTGGGCTGGCCGGTGGCGTTCCTCATCGAGATGGGCCACCAGCTCAGCCGCGGCGTGGTGGCCGCCCGCCGGGTCGTCGCCTTCCTGCGCCTGGAACCGGCCCCGGACGAAGGCACCCGGGACGCCCCCGCGGAACCCTCGGCGCTCTACGACCCGGCCTCGGGCGTACGCATCACCCCCGGCCGCCTGACCGCCCTGGTCACGTCCCGCCCGTCCGACGCCACCGACATCCTGGACCGCCTGGCCCGCTACACCCCGTCGGACGCGACCTGGGGGGAGGTCCCGCTGACGGAGATCCCGCTGACACAGGTACGGGCACGCATCCTGGTCGCGGACCCGGAAGCCGACCTTTTCGCGGGCACCCTGAGCGATGTAGTGGGCGCTGCGGACACTGACCTCAGGGGCGCGGGCAGTGTCGATGTGCGGCTCCGCCGCGTGGGCGCGACAAGCCACCACGAATCCGCGGACGCGAAACAACGGCCCGGGGCGGACGAGACGGCAAAACTCACCGCAGCCCTCCACGCGGCCGCCGCCGAAGACATAGTCCGCGCCCTCCCGGACGGACTGAAGACCCAGGTCGCGGCCCAGTCCCGCGACCTCTCCGGCGGACAGCGCCAGCGCGTCCGCCTGGCCCGTGCCCTCCTGACCGACCCCGAGGTCCTCCTCGCCGCGGAACCCACCTCCGCCCTGGACGCCCACACGGAGGCCACCGTGGCCGACCGCCTCAAGCACGCCCGCCAGGGCCGCACCACCGTCCTTGCCGCCACCTCGCCGCTGCTCCTCGACCGCGCGGACGTCGTACACCACCTGGTCGACGGCAAGGTAGCGGCCACCGGCACGCACCGCGAACTCCTGGACTCCGAACCGGCGTACCGCGCCCTGGTCGCGCGGGACGCCGAGGCCGCCGAGGCCGCCGAGGCCGCCGACGAAGGGGAGCCGGCCCGATGA
- a CDS encoding ABC transporter ATP-binding protein gives MTAPTATAPDREQPEHPEHGDPAGAGTRTTTAADDAFDQDVLPSPPGATGALLRSLLVPMKARVAVTVLLLLLQQAAVQAGPLLVAYAIDHAVPALRDDDHGPLIAVGAGYLLCSLAAGGLQYAFIAAAARVSQDVLLDLRGRIFRHAQALSVDFHERYTSGRLISRSTTDVESLRELLDEGLQELVTVILSFVYIAALLLWLDLGLGAVAVASFVPLYALVRLYQRRAGRVYRQRSTAIAAVIVKFVETMNGIRPVRAFRREAVNDADFAVLNHRHERTNGNALLEMARYVVGSRLVANTAVAGIVLWGAYRVADGTLALGVLAAAVLYLRRLYDPIDRLGMFLNSYQSAAASLEKIAGLLAQTPSVPEPAAPKELPPLESEHPGREVVFDSVSFGYRTGGEVLPRFELTLPAGQTVAVVGSTGAGKSTLAKLLARFYDPSAGRILLDGTDVRDLAVPELRRGVVMVTQEAFLFSGTVADNIAIGRPEATREEIERAAKAIGAHDFIAALPDGYDTDVRKRGGRISAGQRQLVAFARALLADPAVLILDEATSSLDIPGERAVQRAMTTVLKGRTAVVIAHRLSTVEIADRVLVMEHGRIVEDGAPDELIAGTGRFADLHRAWRDSLA, from the coding sequence ATGACCGCGCCCACGGCCACCGCGCCGGACAGGGAACAGCCGGAGCACCCAGAGCACGGGGACCCGGCCGGGGCGGGGACCCGCACCACCACCGCCGCCGACGACGCCTTCGACCAGGACGTCCTGCCCAGCCCGCCGGGCGCGACCGGCGCCCTGCTGCGCTCCCTGCTGGTGCCCATGAAGGCCCGGGTCGCCGTCACCGTCCTCCTGCTGCTGCTCCAGCAGGCGGCCGTGCAGGCGGGCCCGCTGCTGGTGGCGTACGCCATCGACCACGCCGTGCCGGCCCTGCGGGACGACGACCACGGACCGCTGATCGCGGTGGGCGCCGGCTACCTGCTGTGCTCGCTGGCGGCGGGCGGACTCCAGTACGCCTTCATCGCGGCGGCGGCCCGCGTCAGCCAGGACGTGCTGCTCGACCTGCGCGGCCGCATCTTCCGGCACGCGCAGGCGCTGAGCGTCGACTTCCACGAGCGCTACACCTCGGGCCGTCTCATCTCGCGTTCCACCACGGACGTGGAGTCCCTGCGCGAGCTGCTCGACGAGGGGCTCCAGGAGCTGGTGACGGTCATCCTGTCCTTCGTCTACATCGCGGCGCTGCTGCTCTGGCTGGACCTCGGTCTCGGCGCCGTGGCGGTGGCGTCGTTCGTGCCGCTGTACGCGCTGGTGCGGCTCTACCAGCGGCGCGCGGGGCGGGTGTACCGGCAGCGGTCCACGGCGATCGCGGCGGTGATCGTGAAGTTCGTGGAGACGATGAACGGCATCCGGCCGGTGCGCGCCTTCCGCCGCGAGGCCGTCAACGACGCCGACTTCGCGGTCCTGAACCACCGCCACGAGCGGACCAACGGCAACGCGCTGCTGGAGATGGCCCGTTACGTGGTGGGTTCCCGCCTGGTCGCGAACACGGCCGTCGCGGGCATCGTGCTGTGGGGCGCCTACCGGGTCGCGGACGGCACGCTGGCGCTCGGTGTGCTGGCCGCGGCGGTGCTGTACCTGCGCCGCCTGTACGACCCGATCGACCGGCTGGGCATGTTCCTGAACTCGTACCAGTCGGCGGCGGCCTCGCTGGAGAAGATCGCCGGGCTGCTGGCCCAGACGCCGTCGGTGCCGGAGCCGGCCGCGCCGAAGGAGCTGCCGCCGCTGGAGTCGGAGCACCCGGGCCGCGAGGTGGTCTTCGACTCGGTGAGCTTCGGCTACCGCACCGGCGGCGAGGTGCTGCCGCGCTTCGAGCTGACGCTCCCGGCCGGTCAGACGGTCGCCGTCGTGGGCTCCACCGGCGCGGGCAAGTCGACGCTGGCCAAGCTGCTCGCCCGGTTCTACGACCCGTCCGCCGGGCGGATCCTGCTGGACGGCACCGACGTGCGCGACCTGGCCGTGCCGGAGCTGCGGCGCGGGGTGGTGATGGTGACGCAGGAGGCGTTCCTGTTCTCCGGCACGGTCGCCGACAACATCGCCATCGGCCGTCCGGAGGCGACCCGGGAGGAGATCGAGCGGGCCGCGAAGGCGATCGGCGCCCACGACTTCATCGCCGCGCTGCCGGACGGCTACGACACCGACGTGCGCAAGCGGGGCGGCCGTATCTCCGCGGGTCAGCGGCAGCTCGTGGCGTTCGCGCGGGCGCTGCTCGCGGACCCGGCGGTGCTGATCCTGGACGAGGCGACCAGTTCGCTGGACATCCCCGGGGAGCGGGCGGTGCAGCGGGCGATGACGACGGTGCTGAAGGGCCGTACGGCGGTCGTGATCGCGCACCGGCTCTCCACCGTGGAGATCGCCGACCGGGTGCTGGTGATGGAGCACGGCCGGATCGTCGAGGACGGCGCGCCGGACGAACTCATCGCCGGTACGGGCCGGTTCGCGGATCTGCACCGCGCCTGGCGGGACAGTCTGGCGTGA
- a CDS encoding ABC transporter ATP-binding protein, protein MPTKPAPATDLAPDAAPDAAPDAAERRSTVRALLRLWPYVRPVRARLGTAAVIAILASCVGLVIPLVLKWMVDGPVADGDPAGVWLGALYLLLLGLAEALLFGLRRWLVARPLAGVEAGMRADLYRHLQRLPVAFHDRWASGQLLSRGTTDLMLLRMFLAFPLTFLLVNGVTILVGVGIMLVQDWMLGLVILGPAIPVMITCGIFEKKYSAVARRAQDQVGDLTTVVEESVLGIRIVKGFGRHRSQARAFHELSHTLRGTELRKARLLAAIWAVIVTLPEVAIGAALVVGVVQVADGALSAGTLVAFLSTALALRWPVESIGFLLAMSQEAATATDRYFEVMDAEVESPGSAGDRASVPGGGERGPAERGASPAVQALGEARLPADERGGGLRFENVRFRYPDAPPGSPPLLADVDLHIRPGESMALVGATGSGKTTLTALVPRLHEVTEGRITLDGEDIAALSREELRSMVAVAFEEPTLFSATVGENVLMGAGEGAGGEELDRALAVAQADFAHALPQGTGTQVGEQGLSLSGGQRQRLALARAVVGRPRFLVLDDPLSALDVHTEAAVEAALRQVLADTTALIVAHRPSTVLLADRVALLSEGRITAVGTHHELLRTSPEYAHLMSGLDSPGDAEGPQEGDGR, encoded by the coding sequence ATGCCCACGAAACCTGCCCCCGCCACGGATCTCGCCCCGGACGCCGCCCCGGACGCCGCCCCGGACGCCGCCGAGAGGCGTTCCACCGTACGTGCCCTGCTGCGGCTGTGGCCCTACGTGCGGCCGGTGCGCGCGCGGTTGGGGACGGCGGCGGTGATAGCGATCCTCGCCTCCTGCGTGGGTCTGGTGATCCCGCTGGTCCTGAAGTGGATGGTGGACGGGCCGGTCGCCGACGGTGATCCGGCGGGCGTGTGGCTCGGGGCGCTGTACCTGCTGCTCCTCGGGCTGGCGGAGGCGCTGCTGTTCGGGTTGCGGCGGTGGCTGGTGGCCAGGCCGCTGGCGGGCGTCGAGGCGGGCATGCGGGCGGATCTCTACCGGCATCTGCAGCGCCTGCCGGTGGCCTTCCACGACCGCTGGGCCTCGGGGCAGTTGCTGTCGCGCGGGACGACCGACCTGATGCTGCTCCGCATGTTCCTCGCCTTCCCGCTGACGTTCCTGCTGGTCAACGGCGTGACGATCCTGGTCGGCGTGGGCATCATGCTGGTCCAGGACTGGATGCTCGGGCTGGTGATCCTGGGACCCGCCATTCCCGTGATGATCACCTGCGGGATCTTCGAGAAGAAGTACTCCGCGGTGGCGCGGCGCGCGCAGGACCAGGTCGGGGATCTGACGACCGTGGTCGAGGAGAGCGTGCTCGGCATCCGGATCGTCAAGGGCTTCGGCCGGCACCGCAGCCAGGCCCGCGCCTTCCACGAGCTGTCGCACACGCTGCGGGGCACGGAGCTGCGCAAGGCGCGGCTGCTTGCGGCGATCTGGGCGGTCATCGTGACGCTGCCCGAGGTGGCGATCGGGGCGGCGCTGGTGGTCGGGGTGGTGCAGGTGGCGGACGGGGCGCTGTCGGCGGGGACGCTGGTTGCCTTCCTGTCCACGGCGCTGGCGCTGCGGTGGCCGGTGGAGTCCATCGGTTTCCTGCTGGCGATGAGCCAGGAGGCGGCGACGGCCACGGACCGGTACTTCGAGGTGATGGACGCGGAGGTCGAGTCGCCGGGGAGTGCGGGTGACCGTGCGTCGGTGCCAGGGGGTGGGGAGCGCGGCCCGGCGGAGCGGGGTGCCTCCCCGGCCGTTCAGGCACTGGGGGAGGCACGATTGCCCGCAGATGAGCGGGGCGGCGGCCTACGGTTCGAGAACGTGCGGTTCCGGTATCCCGACGCGCCTCCCGGCTCCCCGCCCCTCCTGGCGGACGTCGACCTGCACATCCGCCCCGGTGAGTCCATGGCCCTGGTCGGTGCCACCGGCAGTGGGAAGACGACGCTGACCGCGCTCGTGCCGCGCCTGCACGAGGTGACCGAGGGCCGGATCACGCTGGACGGCGAGGACATCGCCGCCCTGTCCCGCGAGGAGCTGCGCTCGATGGTCGCCGTGGCCTTCGAGGAGCCCACCCTCTTCTCGGCCACCGTCGGTGAGAACGTGCTGATGGGTGCCGGCGAGGGCGCCGGCGGCGAGGAGCTGGACCGCGCGCTCGCCGTCGCGCAGGCCGACTTCGCGCACGCGCTCCCCCAGGGCACCGGCACCCAGGTCGGCGAGCAGGGTCTCAGCCTCTCCGGCGGCCAGCGTCAGCGCCTGGCGCTCGCGCGGGCCGTGGTGGGCCGGCCGAGGTTCCTCGTCCTGGACGACCCGCTGTCCGCGCTGGACGTGCACACGGAGGCCGCCGTGGAGGCCGCCCTGCGGCAGGTCCTCGCGGACACCACCGCGCTGATCGTGGCCCACCGCCCCTCCACCGTCCTGCTCGCCGACCGCGTCGCCCTGCTCTCCGAGGGCCGCATCACCGCCGTCGGCACCCATCACGAACTGCTGCGCACCAGCCCCGAGTACGCCCATCTGATGTCCGGGCTCGACAGTCCCGGCGATGCCGAGGGGCCCCAGGAAGGAGACGGCCGATGA
- a CDS encoding ABC transporter ATP-binding protein, whose amino-acid sequence MPVIEVTDLCKSYGGRPAVDGVSFAVEEGEIFGVLGPNGAGKTTTVECVEGLRVPDAGRVRVTGLDPVADHRRVAEVLGAQLQQSEIQPKLTVREALDLYAAFYPKPADWRPLAERLGLGPMMDTRFAKLSGGQKQRLFIALALVGAPRVVVLDELTTGLDPRARRETWQLIEDIRAGGITVLLVTHFMEEAQRLCDRIAVIDRGRIAALDTPAGLIRRSAGATVISFTPSAPLDEADLRALPELSSAEFRDGRVTLSGTDETVNAVITLLARTRVTAHQLRVTDTTLDDAFLDLTEAPA is encoded by the coding sequence ATGCCCGTCATCGAAGTCACCGACCTGTGCAAGTCCTACGGCGGCCGTCCCGCCGTCGACGGTGTGTCCTTCGCCGTCGAGGAGGGCGAGATCTTCGGCGTCCTCGGCCCCAACGGCGCCGGCAAGACCACCACCGTGGAGTGTGTCGAGGGACTGCGCGTCCCGGACGCGGGCCGGGTCCGGGTCACCGGCCTCGACCCCGTCGCCGACCACCGGCGGGTCGCCGAGGTCCTCGGGGCACAGCTCCAGCAGAGCGAGATCCAGCCCAAGCTCACCGTCCGCGAAGCCCTGGACCTGTACGCCGCCTTCTACCCGAAACCGGCCGACTGGCGTCCGCTCGCCGAGCGGCTCGGCCTCGGCCCGATGATGGACACCCGCTTCGCCAAGCTCTCCGGCGGCCAGAAGCAGCGCCTGTTCATCGCGCTCGCGCTGGTCGGCGCCCCCCGCGTCGTCGTCCTGGACGAGCTGACCACCGGTCTCGACCCGCGCGCCCGCCGGGAGACCTGGCAGCTCATCGAGGACATCCGCGCGGGCGGCATCACCGTCCTGCTGGTCACCCACTTCATGGAGGAGGCCCAGCGGCTGTGCGACCGGATCGCGGTGATCGACCGGGGCCGTATCGCCGCGCTGGACACCCCCGCCGGGCTGATCCGGCGCTCGGCGGGCGCCACCGTCATCAGCTTCACCCCGTCCGCGCCGCTGGACGAGGCGGACCTGCGCGCGCTGCCCGAACTGTCCTCCGCCGAGTTCAGGGACGGCCGCGTCACCCTGTCCGGCACGGACGAGACCGTCAACGCCGTCATCACGCTGCTCGCCCGCACCCGCGTCACCGCCCACCAGCTCCGGGTCACCGACACCACGCTGGACGACGCCTTCCTCGACCTCACGGAGGCCCCCGCATGA